The genomic segment TTGGCACAGAAGTAGTTTTCTATCCTCTACAAGAAATTGTCCATATCACATGCAAACCTTGTCCCCATAAACTCTTTCGGCTTCGGGACATCCTTATTACTAAGTGCTGCACTTGACACTCCTTTCCCCACAGTTGCTCGACACAAGGCCAACTCTCCCTCGAGCTCATTtattcttgtgctcaaagcctTCGTagtggccattgtttcctcctttaaagccatcatcatggcctCGAGAGCATCGTTCCTCTCCGTCAGTTTCTTCTTTTGGGAATCTAGCAACTCTTGCACGCTATCCCTTTAGGAAGTGAGACACATGGTCACAAAGTCCCTGGACTGCTACTTCAAGTCTTCAATTCTTTCCCCAAGCACATTGACCAACTCTTTTGTGTCCTCCATGGACTCCTTAAATTTACCCACGTGTTCCTCAACAGCCGACAACATCTCCTTCAAAGACTTTCTCACCCATATTTGTTCGaactcttctttcgacatcccaacggtgccttcGAACCAAAAACTCAGCTACTACTTGGTTCGAACCAATAGCTTGGATACCACTTGGTTCAAAacttggctcggataccacttatcacggggctagaccttccGTCTCGCAATCTGTGCGTCCTTAGGCGATTCGTTCATCCAAACTCACCTAAGTCAGCTTTAACTCAAGTGaagattccttaagaactcctctaAGGCAGCAAATTGAAGAGCGGAAGCAATTTATGCTAAAAGAagctcgcaaagtgtttgagtaaatgctttcAATTCTCTTATTCATAAAGGATAATGAAACAATAATAGGAGTAAGTACAACTGatggggaggctctctatttatagttgagctcccccaaaatcgacggtcaagatacgtttacatcgacggatgagattagccatatccttttattttagggatttacaagatatgtcatatcaaatctaatctaatatttacaagatatgattccctctatcttctaagattagttaccatattagcctaagttgccatgtcttcattatcgggccaactaggcttcaatctgacaagcTTCTTcaatagctctttgaatcgggccagttctcgtgggccaAATAATCTccatctgagcaatagacctccattggatgcatttggtgcgatggtcacgggctttgaactgcggcccgtgacataAGTATGATAGTATAGGGTGTTCACCACCTTAGATATGATCTAGATTCGAGTCGTATTAATTGATTTGCTGTTAAGATTTTATTCTCTTCTTATAAACCAACAAAAATGAAACATATGTTTGTTCGATGATTTCAATTTCGAATAATCatgtttatttgataaaattccaaatatgaaaaattatgacTTTCCAAAGAAATATTTGTGTACTTATTGGTACATTATATATAGATATTTGGTTGGAGTTCATCCAAATTGTGTGtgaaaatttttcactaaaatttttttctttatttctcataaacttgagatatttaattatttgttttattcaaATCGTGATATTGGTAACTAGCATTTGAGTGCTATTTACGAGACATTATTTAAGTgtattaattgataaatgatatactaatcaAAGTTTATCTATAATATGTATTTTCATTGTTGATTTAAAATAACCATAAGctaaacaaaatttatatatgattACACATGTTTTAGTCTATGTTATAAATCTTGGACTATAAGTTGTTTTAACTAGAAATGAAATATGTTATAAAGTGTAACTTTTGGTTAAGAGTTGTCACTATTCATAGTGATAAATTAGGTCTCTTGAATACCAAAAGTTATGTCACTTGGCCATTAACCAAGAGTTGTCACATTTATAGTGATGAGTTATATCTCTTGTTACCAAAAGTCATgtcatttaattattaacaaagagtcataattattcaagtagatatctattgaataattttatttattgctAAAAGATGTGACTATTTAAACAGTTATGTCTATGAAGAGACACGAGAACTCCTATAAATAATAGTCAAAATTCATTTGTTTGGTACCCCAAACaagtcaaaagttttttttttctattttcctccATCTTTTAATATTGTTAGAttgttctttaaaaaattattgcaGAAGTTGTTTAGAGAAATTGATATTTTTGCTCTGCTCAATACTCAGTGGATTGTGTCCGTTAGTACACAACGTCGATAGTCATTAGGCTTCATAGTATCCTCAAGGTTATTTTTCAGTAACTTTTTTGTACACCAAAATATAGATGGGACAGATAGAACCTTAAAGAAAGTGACGTTGTTACACGTCTTGAAGCCttcattaatttctcataagtttatttttatcccCACACACCAACACGTTTGGTAGgagtattaatttttatatatgttttagtatATGGGTTAACAATAAACTAACTCAATTGATAATATTTAGTCACTCCCATGacttatttttagcaaagaaaaggaaaaaaacattGCTTATTTTAAAGAAGTCTTGTTTTCTACAAGAGTCTTtctcatctttctaatttcaatttaaatttatatagacTATTCTTCATTTTATGCCTACCtattataatacatataaataaatattttttttctcatgttATCATAGTAACTAAAAGAGGCTTTAGGTATGTAAGATGATACATAACGCGAAGGATAAACCTTATGCTTTTTATGTGAAATCTGCCAACTAGGAtagattatttattgattttagggttagggttcggttagtttcttttttttaaaaaaaactcgacACCCATCGTTATTGATCTTAATTTAAATAACCGTTTCACTCTTTAAATAAATGATTACAATTTATGATAAgttcttttaaaatttctagagTGGACATCAATACCCACTATTGTCGagctttatttaaatattattcaaacaatttacaaaattaaattatatcgttatagtttaaaatttaagtagTTTACCAAAAACTCGACATCCATAGATGTTGAGATACCTTTAACTATTTGATAATCATCACCTCGATTCTAACGGGTACAGAAAATTTAGAATTGAAATTAATACACAAAACTTGACACTCATGATTGTTGAACTATCCCTAAAAAAACATATTTGAGAAAGCAACTTTTAAAACacatattataataaataaaaaatatattattttcaagtaaaaagattaagttattttcattattttaaatataaaataaaaaataatttaattataaatttaaaaaatagcgATAATCACAAATTTTTAATTTGTGAAAAGAAAATGGGTCCAAATACCATATGGAATTGtttttcaatttcttaattttcttttatcaGCCCTAGATTTAAGATACACGATGCCTCGCTTATGTGTATTAAAAGCCTTTCTGCACTATGTCATGGCTGACTTTGCATTTCCACATCTGATTGTCTAACATTTCTTTTTGTACttaattctttttaaagaaaTGTCAAGCAATTGTTTGTTATGGTAGCTACTATAGCTGAAAAACGAAAGCCTAGTTTCAATATATGCTTTCTTATTACTTCACTAGAATTGAAACAATAATGTTTTCGGTGTCTTGCTTTAAACTGGAAATCTGGCTTGCGTTTGGACCGAATTTGATTCAACTCAGTTCATAAATACCTCCGGTTAATGCCAACAGCAATAACTATAACTACAATTTCTCCTTTGGCATGTGAATACAAGGAGAATATACACACATGCATATACATCAGCTGGATTTCTGGTAACTACTAAGAATTCtgagaaaaagaaagatataATCATTTAGGCATCTACATCATGTCCATCTAAGAGAGGGGTGGTTGTTGTCTTGCCCACTTCTTCCTTGTCCGACTGTGCCCATATCACCCCATAAAAGCCCGTTACAATTATGGCTGCTCCCACAATACTGCAAAGGAGTATTAGTATTATTATCTCATTGTTAAGTTTCGGTAAAAGTGGTGATAGCTGCATGCAATACAGCTTACTTCGTCTATGGTAACTTAGATCAATTACTATAAAATTTGTGATGTAGATCCACTATAACAAAAGCGGAACATATCACAATGCCACTGAATTTTAAGAGATGTAATAGAAATATTGATTAAGAATAACCCAAAGAGATAAGTCTACAAACTCAAATTGATAGAAGTTCGTTTCAAGTTTTTTTCTCTCTTGATTTTCTTGACCTTTCTCATCTGCCAAACACTGCTCTTGTGGTGTTAATTCTAACGCAAATATGTATAAGTTTACGAAGGTAAACAATCCTATTTCCAAAAGCAGTTTTACGCATAGAGAAGGAAAAACTGATGAATGAATCACATTGCATTatagcaagaaacaaagaaatggtACTCTTAAGACAGTTTtgcaaaagtaaaataaaacaaacatggCATCATAAGATTAGAATATAAGTGCAAAGACCTATTATGCTTTCAAACTTATAGGGTGAGCTAATACCATTGCATGTTTACTTATTCGGGTTGTGTGCGTAGGTTTCAGCCAACACGTACGTAGAAAGGAAATTTTAAATAGGGTCCGTTGAAGGGTGATTTAATACTTCCCATCTTCCATAAGCTGTTGGAGGAGGCGTGACGGAAACACCCCCGAGTGGGGCAATTTCGCCACTTGAAAAATCTATTCccaagtaatgaaattagtttgaTGGATCGGTGTGAATAGTTTTTCGAAAACCAACACAGGATTGAGGTAGATAAAGTAAGTTTGGCAACCTTCCACATGCTGAATGAGGCACAACTTTGATATTATCAGATTAAGTTAGAGGGGTAGCAATTATTGCTCCCTCTGTTTTGGTCCTTCCGCTTGGGAGATTTGGTTAGTTTGAAACAGATAGGAAGGGTAGAGCTTTATCATTGACAATTGCGATAAAAATTAAGACGAGCTAGTCAGTACATTCGGGCAAAACAACATGTTAGGCTATTTATGGCTGGATTGGATGATTCCATCCGATTAAATGCTCAAATACATAAAACCCCTGATTTAGTCACAACTATGAGCCTCGCTAGAGCCTTTAAACATAAGCAGTAAATGATGCAGATAGAGAATAAACATCATTGTAAGAAGCTATTTGGCTTAAATGAATAATTCCATAAAATTCAGACCAATTTACACAATGTTTTTCTCAAAAGGCCCTTTGATTTTATGTCCAAGTTAAGGAATTTTTGTTTAGAGTATCCCTTGTGAAATCAACCAGTCGTCTATTTGTAGCTTATTATTGTGTTCCAGTACATCGCTTTATAATAATCAACTTGTTGAAATAACACAATCCCGCGTCTAAAAAATACAAAGTTGTGGAGATTTTGTACTACTACAAATGAGGGTTGTTCCTCCATCTTTGAATCATCCGTCATATTCTTTCTAAGAcatttttttcctctttatttATAATGTTTCACTTATATCTTTTGCAATAAAATATAAACCTGTACAATtttctaatataataatttactcttttttatCCTATTGGCACAACACAACTTATACTTCGgcttcaaatattttatattttatctcGTTGCTACTACGAGGGTAAGCAAATTAATACGCTCGTTTTTATCTAGTTTTAAACTTATTTATGCTCATTTGCTAATTAATAGGTGAGGCCCTGCTTATGTTCATGAACGGTTTACTAAGTTTGCAAAAATTCgcaaattaaaaatgataataaggAAATTCGTACCTGCCAATATAAAGCGTTTCACCAAGGAAAATGAACCCCAAGAAGGCAGCAATAGCAATACTTAAGGGCTTGAACGACGCCACAAAGACCGGCCCTTTACGCCGTATGCACCATGCTTGTACGCCGAATGTTACCACATTTCCAAATAAAGCCTGAAACGAAATTGGTCTCAGTTACTAAGCTTTGATTTGCCAAAATGACAAAGCTAACATGGGGAGTTGCAGTCTGCTTACTGAGTAGACCACAGAAATGAGCTCGATATCTGAACTCAACATCCAAGCGTTGGGGTCTCTTTCAAAAAGCAAAGTAACCAATGCAGATTGAATGGTCCCAAAGAGGCAATAGAAGGAAACCAACATTATCTCCGATGGATACCCTTTCAGAACCGCAGCCTTCAAATTTAGTAGGGAAAGTATCAGTTTGAAGTAGCCAAAGCATTGTGGATTATGAAATAGCATATTAAATTACCTGACCAACGATGTTTGCTGAAAGTGACAAAGAGGCAGTAGCGATGAAGAGGCCACCTATGAGCCAATTGTTAGATGTTGTTAACATGGTAGAAGGAGATGGGTGTAAATGCGGTTGAATTGGTGGGGAAAGTACTGGAGGACCCTTGTAAAGGGTCATAATGAGTGCTCCAGAAATGGATACTAAGGTGCCGAACACTTTGATCTGACTCTTTGGGCTTTTCAACTCTAGCTTTTCCATCCTATAAAGTTgaaagaaaaaatggaaaaacTGCTATAGCTAGCAAAGATCAAAGACAGCTGATTAGGCCTTATACTACAAAAACAAATGGCATAGTAGCAAAGACGAACCCGAAGATAACAGCAAGCAAGAAAGTGAAAGCTGGGATTAAGTTGGCAAGAGCAGAAGCAAGGGTTGGAGAGCTGTAACTTACACCGGTGATTACACAGTTCTGCATCAAAGTGATCCTGCAAAAAAACCAGTTTCATACCCCAATTTTTTCACCAATAAAGGAATTATTGAACTCTGTTCAGATTTAATTGCATACCCAGCAATGCTTAAGCAGAAAATTTTGCACAGAAAAGATAAAGTAATTGGTGGCCGCTTTTTCCTGCATATAAGGAAGTCCCAAAACAGAAATAGTTACCATTAATTGCTCATCCATGGATCTAATTGATAGATAGATGAGAACCTTGTGAAGAAAAAAGCCGCCGGAAGAAGAATGAGGGAAGCTAGAGCATTTGAGTAGACGATAAGGACAAAGTGGCTCATTCCTTTGGACATGGCAGCTTTGCTGAGGGTGGTTAAGCCAACATCCAGGCACTCCACAGCCACCATGGCTGCAAATGGCGCCGATGCAACTAACCACGACTTCACTTTCATCTCTTCTTTCTCTCCAGATCGCTGGGAGTTAGTGGTTGACTTAAGTCGCtgttacaaataaaaataattttctctttctGAGTTTCACTTTTATCATCGGGATTGCAACGGAGTACGGACAACAGGTAGACACTAAACTGTAATTTTAAGACAGGAAAAATGGAATATTTGATCACGTGCTGCATCTCATTTCCATactgttgaaaaagaaaaaggaaatccCCGAGATTTAATTAACCCCATTCATAATTTACCATCTCCAATGGAATGTTAACCAACCAACCAACGAACTACGTACGCGTGTGTTTTTAGATATTATcttctaatttttatatatttatattttaatacggATTGAGTATTAACTCAATTGGTATCAGTATTGTTGTCAATTTAGGAGGACTTAAGTTCAAGTGTGCTGAAGCGTATTATACCTATATTCTAGGGTTGAGACTTGAGAGTAGAGGTGAGGTTCGATCAAATCATTAATCCTTATTTAgttcccaaaattattattttagaaaatttttaattttttaactttctatatatatttttagatttttttgaattttttaataattttgtaaaaatataaattataaaatttttataaatttttaaaattattttaaatttttgaattttttttgtaattttttgttgaaagatcaatttattcattttcaaacttaaaagggaccaaaatggtatTTACATTAATATgctattcgaattattcgaattgtacaattcaactcgattcgaactcgaaactcgaattacttattcgagttgaattgaataattcgattcgattaacttgaaattcgaaatttttttcgattttttcaaatcgaattgaGTTTTGCTCACTCTAATTGGGAGGGACTATGAATGATTTTAGGCATTAtatcaaaaagaataaatatgattagaaaattattgttaaaaaaatattttatattttaatttttagtttttagttttgtatattatatatacatatacctaAATTATATACCTTATTAATTAAGATGTGCAAactacatatttatataattaaacatATGACTATAATTATAATACGATGTATGTATAATAGTGAcgatagtaaaataaaatagaatagtttaaataatgaaattatataaaataaaaataaatgaaaagaaagaaacatgTCATTAACTTGCATAATCAAAATTATTTAGATATTCCAAATCAAAAGAAGTAATATTTTGGAATTATAATTCATTTAAGTATATTAAAGTTGCaactttaattaattttgaacACTCCTTAAACTGAAATtcttttttgttatatttatccatttttttataatcaaattatttaatttgaattaacAAAAATTGTAActtcttatttttttcctttttagataatttttttaaaaataagaaatgactttgtttaataaaattagatatcagcccaaaatgaaaaataaaactaaCCCAAATCAATAGGTCCACTCTTTACATCCATCTTAATGTCTCACATTGGGTTAATTATTTATAGactaaatagttaaaatttaaatgttataatatactTCAAGTTTCTATACTCTTGTATTTCTgaaattatatttagaaaattttaaaaaatctgcCCAAAACGGCAAAAGCAAAAgaaagttaaattaatttttgagatATTTGGTATTTTAttcgaaaaattaaataaatattcagaaaatttttaaatttgatccaAAATAAGTTAATAAGTGGAAAAAATTAAGccttatttaataattcattaaaaaacaattcaattcaattcatttaatagaaaattttgaataaaaccaTTGAAAAAGATGGGTAGATAAATTTTGATCTATCACTTATTGAAAAATACATTAttcaatttatactttaattttttttccttttcctttatgtattatcttttaaattgcaaatcAGTTCACaataatttacaaatatttattttttaattttataatactttacatataatactttaaattttataagatattttatattcaaattaaaattaaatggaaaaatataaaaatataaaaaaattcaaaatttaacatttacATTTCTCAAATGTTAGTGTCACTGTCAACATCAATCCTAGTTGTAATCTAAGGAAAAGTTGGCAACacattcttttatatttttatattttaattgcataatggTAGATATACCAAAGTGTGACAAATTTTAAGTTTATGtactaattatataaaataatttcaatatcaaTGGGTTATAAGTGGCTAAGTTGAGAGAGCAATTTATATATTAACTCTTTTTTAATCCGACCAAAATTATCCCATTTAACTACATTTTTAATTGTCGGTTGGGTCTTAACTTATTAGTATCAGTATTATTGTCAATAAATGAGGATGTGAGTTTGAGTGTGCTGAAACATATAATTCTTCTAATTAAGGGTTGAGGAGGGGATTATGAGTAATTTTTCGCAATCAAAATTTTGTAGAAGAAGTGAAGTTAAAATTTTATGCCATCTTACATTTAataaggttttgtattttatacatAATCAGTgtatacattaaatataaaaactttttaataaaTTACAGAAATGAAAATTGGACCGATTGATGAACAGTCGAATTAATGCAAAAGTATGGAATTGGAGTGGTTCATACATAGGGGCTTGATTTATCCTCTTCATCTTTTAGCGTGTTGATCATAACAGCAACTTGGTCCATGTTGGGCCTTTCATAAGGGTTAGGATTTATGCACTTCAATGCTATCTGCAAAAGGATCAGCAACATCTCTTCACTTGCACCTTCCAGAAGTAAGCCTTTATCAAACACTTCAACAGTCCACTCCTCTCTAACCACTGAGTTAACCCATTGAATCAATTCCAACTCATCACCCTGGACCGGTTTTCCTGTTACAAGTTCAAGAAGGATCACCCCAAAACCATAGATGTCTGCTTTAAAGCTTGTACGGATACGGGCAGGATCCAAGCTGAAACTGTTGGAGTGGGAATTCGATGATGGGCTTTCACTTTGGGAAATCATTAGCCCATATTCACTCACACAAGGATCCATGTTGTTGTTGAACAGTATGTTTGCTGATTTCAGGTTACCATGTGCGATTCCGTCTTCACTCAGCTCCTCATGCATATATGCTAATGCCTCAGCAACAGTAGCTGCAACGTTTATTCTGCTTCCCCAGTCGAATGCCTGGCCATTTCGGGATCCTGAATCAACAAGGAACCATATCAGTAGTGGTGAACAGAGCCCAATTAGTTGCTAACCAACAAGCATAGGTGACAATGAAATTACCGTGGAGTAGCTTGGAAAGACTGCCATTTGGTTGATATTCATATACCAAGAGCTTCTCTTGCTTGGAACTATAAAAAGCTAGTGATCGCAGTATATTCGGATGCCTTGTCTGGTGCAATCTCTGCATTCTTCTCCTGAAGGCTTGACTTGTAACACTCCAGTCCTTTACCCGCTTCACTGCCAAGGTTGTCGACCCATTATCAAGCATTACCTTGTAGATGCTTCCATGTTTCCCCTTTCCAAGCAATTCAGCCGGAGCACGAAGCAGGTCCTCGAACCTTAAACATTGGGCCCTTGGACTTCTAAGAACTACAAGGGGTGACATTGCCGCTCTACTCTCTTCATAACTTGCTGAATATTCTGACTTATGCTCAGTGATCTTACATACATCGTAAGTACTGCTAGTGTATGCG from the Gossypium hirsutum isolate 1008001.06 chromosome D09, Gossypium_hirsutum_v2.1, whole genome shotgun sequence genome contains:
- the LOC107890902 gene encoding WAT1-related protein At5g40230 isoform X3 is translated as MKVKSWLVASAPFAAMVAVECLDVGLTTLSKAAMSKGMSHFVLIVYSNALASLILLPAAFFFTRKKRPPITLSFLCKIFCLSIAGITLMQNCVITGFFHFFFQLYRMEKLELKSPKSQIKVFGTLVSISGALIMTLYKGPPVLSPPIQPHLHPSPSTMLTTSNNWLIGGLFIATASLSLSANIVGQAAVLKGYPSEIMLVSFYCLFGTIQSALVTLLFERDPNAWMLSSDIELISVVYSALFGNVVTFGVQAWCIRRKGPVFVASFKPLSIAIAAFLGFIFLGETLYIGSIVGAAIIVTGFYGVIWAQSDKEEVGKTTTTPLLDGHDVDA
- the LOC107890902 gene encoding WAT1-related protein At5g40230 isoform X1 translates to MKVKSWLVASAPFAAMVAVECLDVGLTTLSKAAMSKGMSHFVLIVYSNALASLILLPAAFFFTRKKRPPITLSFLCKIFCLSIAGITLMQNCVITGVSYSSPTLASALANLIPAFTFLLAVIFGMEKLELKSPKSQIKVFGTLVSISGALIMTLYKGPPVLSPPIQPHLHPSPSTMLTTSNNWLIGGLFIATASLSLSANIVGQAAVLKGYPSEIMLVSFYCLFGTIQSALVTLLFERDPNAWMLSSDIELISVVYSALFGNVVTFGVQAWCIRRKGPVFVASFKPLSIAIAAFLGFIFLGETLYIGSIVGAAIIVTGFYGVIWAQSDKEEVGKTTTTPLLDGHDVDA
- the LOC107890902 gene encoding WAT1-related protein At5g40230 isoform X2; this translates as MKVKSWLVASAPFAAMVAVECLDVGLTTLSKAAMSKGMSHFVLIVYSNALASLILLPAAFFFTRKKRPPITLSFLCKIFCLSIAGITLMQNCVITGQFFHFFFQLYRMEKLELKSPKSQIKVFGTLVSISGALIMTLYKGPPVLSPPIQPHLHPSPSTMLTTSNNWLIGGLFIATASLSLSANIVGQAAVLKGYPSEIMLVSFYCLFGTIQSALVTLLFERDPNAWMLSSDIELISVVYSALFGNVVTFGVQAWCIRRKGPVFVASFKPLSIAIAAFLGFIFLGETLYIGSIVGAAIIVTGFYGVIWAQSDKEEVGKTTTTPLLDGHDVDA
- the LOC107890900 gene encoding probable inactive receptor kinase At2g26730; amino-acid sequence: MNRVSIRVLPLLIFLLFNVSNSEDEEVKQYLVRFMDKLAGVTAKTDQSWGWNMTSDPCTHKWKGVSCDTQLRSVKKVVLDGLNLTGVLDIGSVCKASSLLVFSLVKNNVAGLISEEMGNCKRLTHLYLSGNRLSGHLPDSLKELSNLKRFDISNNNFSGKVPDLSRISKLITFYAQNNQLSGEIPKLDFSNLMQFNVSNNNFSGPLPDVKGRFSAESWSGNPELGGEFISKEFPPSAAAAPLSPRKSKDSSRRLLLIYFGYAVLGLIILLVVAFILISKKKLKEAEADVAKKGVNAYTSSTYDVCKITEHKSEYSASYEESRAAMSPLVVLRSPRAQCLRFEDLLRAPAELLGKGKHGSIYKVMLDNGSTTLAVKRVKDWSVTSQAFRRRMQRLHQTRHPNILRSLAFYSSKQEKLLVYEYQPNGSLSKLLHGSRNGQAFDWGSRINVAATVAEALAYMHEELSEDGIAHGNLKSANILFNNNMDPCVSEYGLMISQSESPSSNSHSNSFSLDPARIRTSFKADIYGFGVILLELVTGKPVQGDELELIQWVNSVVREEWTVEVFDKGLLLEGASEEMLLILLQIALKCINPNPYERPNMDQVAVMINTLKDEEDKSSPYV